The Nodosilinea sp. FACHB-141 genome has a segment encoding these proteins:
- the psaM gene encoding photosystem I reaction center subunit XII produces the protein MPLSDTQVFIALAVALLPGILAVRLSTELYK, from the coding sequence ATGCCTCTTTCAGATACCCAAGTCTTTATTGCCCTAGCCGTAGCTCTATTGCCTGGTATTTTGGCAGTTCGCCTATCCACCGAGCTTTATAAATAG
- the phoU gene encoding phosphate signaling complex protein PhoU, which produces MDTTQPVRGDFDRQLLRVQRDLLRMGALVENSCVLAREALCDRNLDSAQRLHRHDKQIDKFYRQIEMDCMHLFTLQAQPEAKDLRRIGAFMQLVRDLERIGDYAEDLGEVALKLFPYPVHPLMGRVQTMLDRCRSMVAMCLLALSDLDAKSGLEIKQKDDAIDADYEELYALLAHQTNLVGSVEPTVLLVLAIRYMERIADHATNIGKRVAYIVTGER; this is translated from the coding sequence ATGGATACAACTCAACCCGTGCGTGGTGACTTTGATCGGCAGCTGCTGCGGGTGCAGCGCGATCTGCTACGCATGGGGGCACTGGTTGAAAACTCCTGTGTGCTGGCTCGGGAAGCCCTGTGCGATCGCAATCTCGATTCTGCCCAGCGGCTCCACCGTCACGATAAGCAGATCGACAAGTTCTACCGCCAAATCGAGATGGACTGCATGCACCTGTTTACGCTCCAGGCACAGCCAGAGGCCAAAGACCTACGGCGCATTGGGGCCTTTATGCAGCTAGTGCGCGACCTAGAACGCATCGGCGACTACGCCGAAGATCTGGGGGAAGTAGCGCTTAAACTCTTCCCTTACCCCGTACACCCTCTGATGGGGCGGGTGCAGACCATGCTCGATCGCTGCCGTTCGATGGTCGCGATGTGCCTGCTGGCCCTCTCTGACCTCGACGCTAAAAGCGGCCTAGAGATTAAGCAAAAAGACGACGCCATCGACGCCGACTACGAAGAGCTGTACGCCCTGCTAGCCCACCAGACTAACCTGGTCGGCTCGGTCGAGCCGACAGTACTGCTGGTGTTGGCCATTCGCTACATGGAGCGGATTGCCGACCATGCCACCAACATTGGCAAGCGGGTGGCCTATATTGTCACGGGCGAGCGGTGA
- a CDS encoding ribonuclease R family protein, with amino-acid sequence MELSIAALLASFAKDKTHTLKGLEKKLHCNDDTSQRDLQIAVDALERIGVLVKERGKYRRELGENVIEGKLRCSSKGFCFAIQDEEGADDIYVRESQLNTAWNGDRVLVKVTKEGSRRRSPEGEVQLILERANASVLARVKQEADDYRAVPLDDRLLFELALVANGGNLADAVDQLAHVEIVRYPLGQHPPQGRVAQILGSDAEAAADIDIVYCKHDLPRKFSDTVLTAAQALPTRVLKADIKDRIDLRDALTVAIDGPNAQVVDDALSLERTAAGQWRLGIHIADISHYVPAHSAIDQEACKRGTSVYLGDEVIPMLPPPLSGPLGSLLAGKDRLAISVLVTLDDTGAVKEYEVQPTVVAVDHQISYQEAQGILERDNSDVLESLGIKPKALKALEPVYDLMDNLLYLSQAIKRQRLHRGSFELNLPEYDFPADAGEPLAHYRSPKFQYDDEGLLGVMVTATSLPSRQIVTECMLLGNQLIAQQLKALGVPAIYRLHRAPDASDVQELVKLAENMEIQLTLNDEATPQPKDYQRFVEQFAASGAEKILTYLLLETIQPAFYSTHADLHFGLALTEGYTHFTSPSRRYADLLIHRILHAVFESGRDRRSTRSKDPANLRHSSCHGQVNWNVLPPEIQHELEDDLPRIAIHLTERERLAQEAESDLEGLKKAEFMRSHTGEVFHGLITGVQSYGFFVEIEELLVEGLVHVSSLKDDWYEYRARQQKLVGRKNRQQYRLGDKVDVQVKSVDYYRQQIDLVAVGGGSQAPEDEDNNYSEDDNGELIEEREEGRDDGRNGGQDESE; translated from the coding sequence ATGGAACTCTCGATCGCGGCCTTACTGGCAAGCTTTGCCAAAGATAAAACCCACACCCTCAAGGGTCTAGAGAAAAAGCTGCACTGCAACGACGATACTAGCCAGCGCGACCTGCAGATTGCTGTTGATGCTCTAGAGCGGATTGGGGTGCTAGTCAAAGAGCGGGGCAAGTATCGCCGCGAGTTGGGGGAGAATGTGATTGAGGGCAAGCTGCGCTGCTCCAGCAAGGGCTTTTGCTTTGCCATTCAGGACGAAGAGGGTGCCGACGATATCTACGTGCGTGAGAGTCAGCTAAATACGGCCTGGAACGGCGATCGCGTGCTGGTCAAAGTCACCAAAGAGGGCAGCCGCCGCCGCAGTCCCGAAGGCGAAGTGCAGCTCATTCTTGAGCGGGCCAATGCCTCAGTGCTGGCCCGCGTCAAGCAAGAGGCCGACGACTACCGCGCCGTACCCCTCGACGATCGCCTGCTGTTTGAGCTGGCCCTGGTGGCTAACGGCGGCAACTTGGCCGACGCCGTCGATCAGCTAGCCCATGTCGAAATCGTGCGCTATCCCCTGGGGCAGCACCCGCCCCAGGGCCGGGTTGCCCAAATTCTCGGCAGCGACGCCGAGGCCGCCGCCGACATCGACATCGTCTACTGCAAGCACGACCTGCCCCGCAAGTTTTCTGACACGGTGCTCACCGCCGCCCAGGCTCTGCCCACCCGCGTACTTAAAGCCGACATCAAAGACCGCATCGACCTGCGTGATGCCCTCACCGTAGCCATTGATGGTCCCAACGCCCAGGTGGTTGACGACGCCCTCAGCCTGGAGCGTACTGCCGCTGGCCAGTGGCGACTGGGCATTCACATTGCCGATATTTCTCACTACGTCCCGGCTCATTCTGCCATTGACCAGGAGGCCTGCAAGCGCGGCACCTCGGTCTATCTAGGCGATGAGGTTATTCCCATGCTGCCGCCGCCCCTGTCGGGTCCGCTGGGGTCGCTGCTGGCGGGCAAAGACCGACTGGCGATCTCGGTGCTGGTCACCCTCGACGACACAGGTGCCGTGAAGGAGTACGAGGTACAGCCCACGGTGGTGGCCGTAGACCACCAAATTTCCTACCAAGAAGCCCAGGGAATATTGGAGCGCGATAACTCCGATGTCCTCGAGAGCCTAGGCATCAAGCCAAAGGCCCTCAAGGCCCTAGAGCCGGTCTACGACCTGATGGATAATCTGCTTTACCTGAGCCAGGCGATCAAGCGGCAGCGCCTTCACCGTGGTTCCTTTGAGTTAAATTTGCCGGAGTACGACTTTCCTGCTGATGCGGGTGAGCCACTTGCCCATTACCGATCGCCCAAATTTCAGTACGACGATGAAGGACTGCTCGGGGTGATGGTGACGGCCACTAGCCTGCCCTCTCGGCAAATTGTGACGGAGTGCATGCTGCTGGGCAATCAGCTAATTGCTCAGCAGCTCAAGGCTCTGGGAGTGCCCGCTATCTACCGGCTGCACCGCGCTCCCGATGCCAGTGACGTTCAAGAGCTGGTGAAACTGGCTGAGAACATGGAGATCCAGCTCACTCTCAATGACGAGGCTACTCCCCAGCCAAAAGACTACCAGCGGTTTGTAGAACAGTTTGCCGCCTCCGGGGCGGAGAAAATTCTCACCTACCTATTGCTAGAGACCATTCAGCCCGCTTTTTACAGCACCCACGCTGACCTGCACTTTGGGCTGGCTCTTACCGAGGGCTATACCCACTTCACCTCGCCCTCCCGCCGCTACGCGGATTTGCTGATCCACCGCATTCTCCATGCGGTGTTTGAGTCGGGCCGCGATCGCCGCTCCACCCGCTCCAAAGACCCAGCCAACCTACGCCACAGCTCCTGCCACGGTCAAGTCAACTGGAATGTGCTGCCCCCCGAGATTCAGCACGAGCTAGAGGACGATCTGCCCCGCATCGCCATTCACTTGACCGAGCGCGAGCGCCTAGCCCAGGAGGCCGAATCAGACCTAGAAGGGCTGAAGAAAGCGGAGTTTATGCGATCGCACACCGGTGAGGTCTTCCATGGCCTGATTACCGGGGTGCAGTCCTACGGCTTCTTCGTTGAAATCGAAGAATTGCTGGTAGAAGGGCTCGTTCACGTCAGCTCACTCAAAGACGACTGGTACGAATATCGCGCCCGCCAGCAGAAGCTTGTCGGCCGCAAAAACCGCCAGCAATACCGTCTCGGCGACAAAGTTGACGTGCAGGTCAAGAGCGTCGACTACTACCGTCAGCAGATCGACCTCGTCGCCGTCGGCGGCGGCAGCCAAGCCCCCGAAGACGAAGACAACAACTACAGCGAAGACGACAACGGCGAACTTATTGAGGAGCGCGAGGAAGGGCGCGACGATGGACGCAACGGTGGACAGGATGAGAGTGAGTAG
- a CDS encoding flavin prenyltransferase UbiX, with product MPSTDSPTFTRPLIVGVTGASGLIYAVRTLRHVLNADGVVDLVASKASQMVWQAESSIHMPLDPEKQEQFWRDQAGVPTAGKLRCHPWGDVGATIASGSYRTAGMVVIPCSMSTVGRLAAGLSSDLLERAADVQLKEGRKLVVVPRETPFSLIHLRNLTTLAEAGARIVPAIPAWYHQPQTIDDLVDFVVARALDQLDIDCVPLNRWQGHLSNV from the coding sequence ATGCCCTCCACCGACTCACCTACCTTCACCCGTCCCCTCATCGTGGGAGTCACCGGGGCATCGGGTCTGATCTACGCCGTGCGCACCCTCAGACATGTGCTCAACGCCGATGGGGTAGTCGACTTAGTCGCCTCCAAGGCATCGCAGATGGTGTGGCAGGCGGAGTCGAGCATTCACATGCCCCTCGACCCTGAGAAGCAGGAGCAGTTTTGGCGCGACCAGGCGGGGGTGCCCACCGCAGGCAAGCTGCGCTGCCATCCCTGGGGAGATGTGGGGGCTACCATTGCCAGCGGCTCGTACCGCACAGCGGGGATGGTGGTGATACCGTGCAGCATGAGCACCGTGGGACGATTAGCAGCGGGCCTGAGTTCCGACTTGCTAGAGCGAGCCGCCGACGTCCAACTCAAGGAAGGCCGCAAGCTGGTAGTGGTGCCGCGCGAAACTCCCTTTAGCCTGATTCACCTGCGCAACCTGACCACCCTAGCCGAGGCCGGCGCGCGCATTGTGCCTGCCATTCCGGCCTGGTACCACCAGCCCCAGACCATCGACGACCTGGTGGATTTTGTGGTGGCCCGCGCCCTCGATCAGCTCGACATCGACTGTGTGCCCCTCAACCGCTGGCAGGGGCACCTGTCTAACGTCTAA
- a CDS encoding shikimate kinase: MTLTDRLNGINLYLIGMMGAGKSSTGAALAQTLGYQFFDTDAVVVEAAGQSIPDLFASQGETAFRQLETEVLAELSAYRRLVIATGGGIVTQQKNWSYLHHGIVVWLDVPTAVLQGRLAGETGRPLLQGQDWETQLTTLLAQRQHLYAQADVQVTVGAGEAVEAIAARILDLVAERIRSEANSGTDSAVLN, from the coding sequence ATGACCCTGACCGATCGCCTCAACGGCATTAACCTCTACCTCATCGGCATGATGGGCGCTGGCAAAAGCAGCACGGGCGCGGCCCTAGCCCAAACGCTCGGCTACCAGTTTTTTGATACCGATGCCGTAGTAGTAGAAGCAGCGGGGCAGTCCATTCCCGACCTCTTTGCCAGCCAGGGAGAAACCGCCTTTCGTCAGCTTGAAACCGAGGTACTGGCCGAGCTTTCGGCCTACCGGCGTCTGGTGATCGCCACAGGCGGCGGTATTGTCACCCAGCAGAAAAACTGGAGCTATCTGCACCACGGCATTGTGGTGTGGCTGGATGTGCCAACCGCGGTGCTGCAAGGGCGCCTGGCAGGGGAGACGGGCCGGCCATTGTTGCAGGGGCAGGATTGGGAAACTCAGCTGACCACCCTTTTAGCGCAGCGGCAGCACCTCTACGCCCAGGCCGATGTGCAGGTGACAGTGGGGGCTGGGGAAGCGGTGGAGGCGATCGCCGCCCGCATTCTCGATCTGGTTGCCGAAAGAATTCGTTCTGAGGCTAATTCTGGTACCGATTCTGCCGTGCTCAATTGA
- the argB gene encoding acetylglutamate kinase, with protein MVQSPSSQTDSIHEAEAARVRILSEALPYIQQFRGRTVVVKYGGAAMKDGSLKAGVIRDIVFMSCVGIRPVVVHGGGPEINIWLGKLGIEPQFKDGLRVTDAPTMDVVEMVLVGRVNKELVSLINQEGGKAVGLCGKDGSLITARPQGSADVGFVGEVSNINSGIIKTLVEAGYIPIVSSVASDETGQAYNINADTVAGEIAAALGAEKLILLTDTKGILEDYHDPSTLLPKLDIQQARQLIESGVVSGGMIPKVNCCVRSLAQGVGAAHILDGRVPHALLLEIFSDLGIGSMIVASEFRG; from the coding sequence ATGGTTCAGTCTCCTTCTTCACAAACGGACAGCATCCACGAGGCCGAGGCCGCCCGAGTTCGTATTCTCAGCGAGGCGTTGCCCTACATTCAGCAGTTTCGGGGTCGCACAGTGGTAGTGAAGTACGGCGGCGCGGCGATGAAAGACGGCAGCCTGAAAGCGGGCGTAATTCGCGACATTGTGTTTATGTCCTGCGTGGGCATTCGCCCAGTGGTGGTGCACGGCGGCGGCCCCGAAATCAACATTTGGCTGGGCAAGCTGGGCATTGAGCCCCAGTTCAAAGACGGCCTGCGGGTCACCGACGCCCCTACGATGGACGTGGTGGAAATGGTGCTGGTGGGCCGGGTCAACAAGGAGCTGGTGTCGCTGATCAACCAGGAGGGGGGCAAGGCCGTAGGCCTCTGCGGCAAAGACGGCAGCCTGATCACCGCTCGGCCCCAGGGCTCGGCTGATGTGGGTTTTGTCGGCGAGGTGAGCAACATTAACTCGGGCATTATCAAAACGCTGGTGGAGGCGGGCTACATTCCCATCGTGTCGAGCGTGGCCAGCGACGAAACGGGCCAGGCCTACAATATCAACGCCGACACCGTAGCGGGGGAAATTGCCGCCGCTCTGGGGGCCGAAAAGCTGATTTTGCTCACCGACACCAAAGGCATTTTAGAGGACTACCACGACCCCTCCACCCTGCTGCCCAAGCTCGATATTCAGCAGGCGCGGCAGCTGATTGAAAGCGGGGTGGTGTCGGGGGGGATGATTCCGAAGGTGAACTGCTGCGTGCGATCGCTCGCCCAGGGGGTCGGTGCCGCCCACATTCTCGATGGCCGCGTGCCCCACGCCCTGCTGCTGGAGATCTTTAGCGATCTGGGCATTGGCTCGATGATTGTAGCTTCAGAGTTCCGGGGGTAG
- a CDS encoding NAD(P)-dependent oxidoreductase, protein MRVLVTGSRGLVGSQVVSDLTSLDYEVVEYDLAQGQDILDPDSLFHSAKECDAIIHAAALLGLPEQSDTDIMAVNLQGTWNVLSVAKKLSIPRVVFLSSVDALGVFKGERSPDYLPLDDSHPCYAATPYAISKYLAEVMCRQFSASTDVSVVCFRPPGVWTEETYSWIQLERAKHAQFEWHPFWSTAHLLMFAIYRRPAFAH, encoded by the coding sequence ATGAGAGTTCTAGTCACCGGTAGTCGTGGATTAGTTGGCTCGCAGGTTGTATCAGATCTAACGAGTCTTGACTATGAGGTCGTGGAGTACGATCTGGCCCAGGGTCAAGACATCCTCGATCCTGATTCACTGTTTCATTCAGCCAAAGAATGCGACGCCATTATTCACGCAGCAGCTCTGCTTGGGCTTCCTGAGCAAAGTGATACCGACATTATGGCGGTGAATCTACAGGGAACTTGGAATGTTTTGTCTGTAGCGAAAAAACTAAGCATCCCAAGAGTTGTCTTTTTGAGTAGCGTTGATGCATTGGGAGTTTTCAAGGGTGAGCGATCGCCAGACTACTTGCCTCTTGATGATTCTCATCCCTGCTATGCAGCCACACCCTATGCGATATCCAAGTATCTTGCAGAAGTGATGTGTCGTCAGTTCTCTGCATCTACCGATGTTTCAGTTGTCTGTTTTCGACCACCCGGCGTGTGGACGGAGGAAACATATAGCTGGATTCAATTAGAACGGGCAAAACATGCTCAGTTTGAATGGCACCCTTTTTGGAGTACGGCGCATTTATTGATGTTCGCGATCTATCGCAGGCCTGCATTTGCGCACTAA
- a CDS encoding glutathione S-transferase family protein: MTQYTLYGPTISTYVRTVRIILAETNTPYDFKEVDIFSDRDPEYLAKHPFGKVPTLEVDGEALYETCAIVEYLDTVVGNRTFTPADPMGQARMRQIMGIVDSYLYTPAISTITIQRLIVPSQGGQPDEAAVAEATPKAKTALEAIEAIASCSPYLLGPTITLADFYLMPVMLYLSKTPEFAAVTGQIPKLNSWWAEVSHRPSFLEVIA, from the coding sequence ATGACCCAATATACGCTCTACGGACCGACCATCAGCACCTACGTGCGCACCGTCCGCATAATTTTAGCGGAGACCAACACGCCGTACGATTTCAAAGAGGTTGATATCTTTAGCGATCGCGACCCTGAATACCTAGCCAAGCATCCCTTTGGGAAGGTGCCCACCCTGGAGGTAGATGGGGAAGCGCTCTACGAAACCTGCGCCATTGTGGAATATCTTGACACGGTGGTGGGCAATCGCACCTTTACCCCCGCCGACCCCATGGGCCAGGCCCGCATGCGCCAGATCATGGGAATCGTCGATAGCTATCTCTACACCCCGGCCATTAGCACAATCACCATTCAGCGACTGATTGTGCCCAGTCAAGGCGGGCAACCCGACGAGGCTGCTGTGGCCGAAGCTACCCCTAAGGCGAAGACTGCACTGGAGGCAATTGAGGCGATCGCCTCCTGTAGCCCTTACCTGCTCGGCCCCACTATTACTCTGGCCGACTTCTATCTGATGCCGGTGATGCTGTATCTGTCTAAGACGCCAGAATTTGCCGCCGTCACCGGCCAAATCCCCAAGCTGAACTCTTGGTGGGCTGAGGTCAGTCATCGCCCCAGCTTTTTAGAGGTGATTGCCTAG
- a CDS encoding metal ABC transporter ATP-binding protein → MLEVQNLSVNYRGMPALENVSLSLGTGELVGLIGPNGAGKSTLIQALLGLVPCRGQVLFQGAPLRRRRRSVAYVPQRSRIDWDYPITAGQVAMMAQSALAGWFRRPSQRAKQRVTVALERVDMLHLCDRPIGQLSGGQQQRVFLARALAQDADLLLLDEPFTGIDKKTEALMLTIFAELQAEGKTLVVCSHEWGDALHRYDRLLLLNRCLLADDTPQAVMTFDNIQRAYGQGPEPSGAIASYADFFC, encoded by the coding sequence ATGCTAGAGGTTCAAAACCTGTCTGTCAACTACCGGGGAATGCCGGCCCTAGAGAACGTTTCTCTCTCCCTAGGGACGGGAGAACTGGTGGGATTGATCGGCCCTAACGGCGCGGGCAAAAGCACCCTAATTCAAGCGCTGTTGGGGCTGGTGCCCTGTCGGGGGCAGGTGCTCTTTCAGGGCGCACCGCTGCGGCGACGGCGGCGGTCGGTGGCCTATGTGCCCCAGCGATCGCGCATCGACTGGGATTACCCGATCACGGCCGGGCAGGTGGCGATGATGGCCCAATCAGCTCTGGCGGGATGGTTTCGGCGGCCCAGTCAGCGGGCGAAGCAGCGGGTCACGGTGGCTTTAGAAAGGGTGGATATGCTGCATTTGTGCGATCGCCCCATCGGTCAGCTCTCTGGTGGCCAGCAGCAGCGCGTGTTCCTCGCCCGCGCTCTGGCCCAGGATGCCGATCTGCTGCTGCTCGATGAACCCTTCACCGGCATTGATAAAAAGACCGAAGCTCTAATGCTGACGATCTTTGCCGAACTCCAAGCCGAGGGCAAAACCTTGGTGGTGTGCAGCCACGAGTGGGGCGACGCCCTACACCGCTACGATCGCCTGCTGCTGCTCAACCGCTGCCTGCTAGCCGATGACACCCCTCAAGCGGTGATGACCTTTGACAACATTCAGCGGGCCTACGGCCAGGGACCAGAACCCAGCGGGGCGATCGCCTCCTACGCCGATTTCTTTTGCTGA
- a CDS encoding metal ABC transporter substrate-binding protein: protein MFLHRVNPLAPLPLIVKRWGSAIALTVGLVGCSGNSGPVAESGAEAPVAADSPVVVATTSVLCDLTQQIAETTVALTCLLDPGTDPHTYQVKPSDRQAIEEADLIFYDGYGSAPTLIEMVEGSTTEAPRVAVYEQAVPKPLMSAHDHETDHAETDDHNHEPSAEAAQERSDESANYTDEPDLAPDPHIWHSATHNAAMASVIADRLAETNPDQADLYAENASRLVSQFEEIDRWIQMQVATVPADQRQLVTTHDSFGYFADAYGFEVKGALSGLSTDQKPTPGALTALVEQVKAAQVPAIFAETTTNPQLIETVAKDAGVTVADQPLFVEGPGGPGSAAETMQDVLVVNTCVVVEALGGSCDRDSAPL, encoded by the coding sequence ATGTTTTTACACCGGGTTAACCCGCTAGCGCCTCTACCTCTAATAGTGAAGCGGTGGGGCAGCGCGATCGCCCTGACAGTAGGGCTAGTCGGGTGCAGCGGCAACAGCGGCCCGGTGGCAGAATCCGGAGCCGAAGCCCCGGTGGCAGCGGACAGTCCAGTGGTCGTCGCCACGACCAGCGTGCTCTGCGACCTCACCCAGCAGATCGCCGAAACCACCGTCGCCCTCACCTGCTTGCTCGACCCCGGCACCGACCCCCACACTTACCAAGTCAAACCCTCCGATCGCCAGGCTATAGAGGAGGCTGACCTGATTTTCTACGACGGCTACGGCTCAGCCCCCACCCTAATCGAGATGGTGGAAGGCAGCACCACTGAGGCACCGCGAGTGGCGGTGTACGAACAAGCGGTACCGAAGCCTCTGATGAGCGCTCACGACCACGAAACCGACCACGCTGAAACCGATGATCATAACCACGAACCTAGCGCTGAGGCAGCCCAGGAGCGTAGCGATGAGTCTGCCAACTACACCGACGAGCCAGATCTAGCGCCCGATCCGCACATCTGGCACAGTGCTACCCACAACGCCGCCATGGCATCGGTGATTGCCGATCGCCTAGCTGAAACGAACCCTGACCAAGCCGATCTCTACGCTGAGAACGCCAGCCGCCTAGTCTCACAGTTCGAAGAAATCGATCGCTGGATTCAAATGCAGGTGGCTACCGTACCCGCTGACCAGCGCCAACTAGTAACAACCCACGATTCCTTTGGCTACTTTGCCGATGCCTACGGATTTGAGGTCAAAGGGGCGCTCAGCGGCCTCAGCACCGACCAAAAGCCGACACCCGGTGCGCTGACGGCACTAGTGGAACAGGTCAAGGCTGCCCAGGTACCCGCCATTTTCGCCGAAACCACCACCAACCCCCAGCTAATTGAAACCGTCGCTAAGGATGCGGGCGTTACCGTAGCGGATCAGCCTCTCTTTGTGGAAGGGCCAGGTGGTCCCGGCAGTGCCGCCGAAACTATGCAGGATGTGCTGGTGGTGAATACCTGTGTGGTGGTCGAGGCGCTGGGGGGAAGCTGCGATCGTGACAGTGCGCCGCTTTAA
- a CDS encoding amylo-alpha-1,6-glucosidase, with amino-acid sequence MTISLGRHLCGNAAIATQQEWLVTNGVGGYGSGTVAGVLTRHYHGLLVAALKPPLERTLLVTKVDETATYLGQSHALYCDRWTDGTLQPEGFLYLESFRLEGTIPIWVYAIADARLEKRVWMEPGANTTYVRYTVSRASAPVDLTLKVLVNHRHHHHSTQGKGWQMAIADCPQGLRIQAKGNVEPFYLLSETAPAIPAHTWNNGYSLAVETYRGIHPYDDHLHAATFAPTLGQGQSFTLVATTEADADRSGQSALLRRLAHEQHLTTQGKTAQPDDSPPAWVSQLVLAADQFIVSRPITALEANDSTGARDFEGTPTPLPLGNFAPVASLQDEVKQEIPTASQPADEAAEWSDLTFASPGKTVIAGYPWFGDWGRDTMIALSGLTLTTGRPALARLILQTFARFLDRGMLPNAFPENGQAPHYNTVDATLWYFEALRAYHQATADTALIEELFPQLQEVITWHCKGTRHGIQVDATDGLLSAGEPGVQLTWMDAKVGDWVVTPRIGKPVEVNALWYNALLVMADFAGILGQPVGLFQELASQTRQGFQRFWSDDLGYCYDLLDGPDGADAALRPNQIFAVSLPDATLGEPCLSTEQQRAVMNVVAQRLLTSHGLRSLDPAHPDYRGHYGGDLVKRDGAYHQGTVWSWLIGPFVQAHWRVYQDADLAHSFLDPLIHHLHGGGCLGSISEIFDGDAPMEPRGTFAQAWSVAEVLRVSALLRPLMKE; translated from the coding sequence ATGACTATTTCCTTGGGGCGTCACCTGTGCGGTAATGCGGCGATCGCTACCCAGCAGGAATGGTTGGTCACTAACGGTGTCGGTGGCTACGGCTCTGGCACGGTGGCCGGGGTGCTGACGCGTCACTACCACGGGCTGCTGGTGGCAGCGCTCAAGCCGCCGCTGGAGCGCACCTTGCTGGTGACTAAGGTCGATGAAACTGCGACTTATTTAGGCCAGTCCCACGCGCTGTACTGCGATCGTTGGACCGATGGCACGCTGCAACCCGAGGGTTTTCTATACCTAGAATCGTTTCGGCTGGAGGGCACCATCCCAATCTGGGTCTATGCGATCGCCGATGCCCGCCTCGAAAAGCGCGTTTGGATGGAGCCGGGGGCCAACACTACCTACGTGCGCTACACCGTCAGTCGCGCCAGCGCCCCCGTGGACCTCACCCTAAAGGTGCTGGTCAACCACCGCCATCACCACCACAGCACCCAGGGCAAGGGTTGGCAAATGGCGATCGCCGACTGTCCCCAGGGCCTACGCATTCAGGCGAAAGGAAACGTTGAGCCCTTCTATTTGCTCAGCGAAACCGCTCCAGCTATACCCGCCCACACCTGGAACAATGGCTACAGCCTCGCCGTAGAAACCTACCGGGGCATTCACCCCTACGACGACCACCTGCACGCGGCCACCTTTGCCCCCACTCTGGGCCAGGGTCAGTCGTTTACCCTAGTGGCCACCACTGAGGCTGATGCCGATCGCTCGGGGCAAAGTGCCCTACTCCGCCGCCTGGCCCACGAGCAACATTTGACGACCCAGGGCAAGACGGCTCAACCCGACGACTCGCCGCCCGCCTGGGTAAGCCAGCTAGTCTTGGCTGCTGATCAGTTTATTGTCAGCCGTCCCATTACAGCGCTTGAAGCTAACGACTCCACTGGGGCCAGGGATTTCGAAGGCACCCCTACCCCCCTCCCATTGGGGAACTTTGCGCCTGTCGCCAGTCTGCAGGATGAGGTGAAACAGGAGATCCCCACTGCTTCCCAACCAGCAGATGAGGCGGCAGAATGGTCTGACCTCACCTTTGCCAGCCCAGGCAAAACCGTAATTGCGGGCTACCCCTGGTTTGGCGACTGGGGCCGCGACACCATGATCGCCCTGTCTGGGTTGACCCTAACCACCGGACGCCCTGCCCTGGCCCGGCTGATTTTGCAAACCTTTGCCCGCTTTCTCGATCGGGGCATGCTGCCCAACGCCTTTCCTGAGAATGGCCAAGCTCCCCACTACAACACCGTAGACGCCACCCTCTGGTATTTTGAGGCCCTGCGCGCCTACCACCAGGCCACCGCTGACACGGCGCTAATCGAAGAACTCTTTCCTCAGCTGCAGGAGGTGATTACCTGGCACTGCAAAGGCACCCGCCATGGTATTCAGGTCGATGCTACTGATGGGCTGCTCTCTGCCGGAGAGCCGGGGGTGCAGCTCACCTGGATGGATGCCAAAGTGGGCGACTGGGTAGTCACCCCTCGCATTGGCAAGCCGGTGGAGGTCAACGCCCTGTGGTACAACGCCCTGCTGGTAATGGCAGATTTTGCCGGAATTTTGGGCCAGCCCGTCGGCCTGTTTCAGGAGTTAGCTTCCCAAACCCGCCAAGGGTTTCAGCGCTTTTGGAGCGACGATTTGGGCTACTGCTACGATCTGCTGGATGGCCCTGACGGCGCAGATGCGGCCCTGCGGCCCAACCAAATTTTTGCCGTCTCCCTCCCCGATGCCACCCTGGGAGAACCCTGCCTGAGTACTGAGCAGCAGCGGGCGGTGATGAATGTGGTGGCCCAGCGACTGCTGACCTCCCACGGGTTGCGATCGCTCGATCCGGCCCATCCTGACTATCGTGGCCACTACGGCGGCGACCTGGTGAAGCGCGACGGAGCCTACCACCAGGGCACTGTCTGGAGCTGGCTGATTGGTCCCTTTGTGCAGGCCCACTGGCGGGTCTACCAAGATGCCGATCTGGCCCACAGCTTTCTCGACCCGCTGATTCACCATCTGCACGGCGGGGGCTGCCTGGGCAGCATCAGCGAAATTTTTGACGGCGACGCCCCTATGGAGCCGCGCGGCACGTTTGCCCAAGCCTGGTCAGTGGCCGAGGTGTTGCGGGTGAGCGCTTTACTCAGGCCGTTGATGAAGGAGTAG